The following are encoded in a window of Candidatus Bathyarchaeia archaeon genomic DNA:
- a CDS encoding MATE family efflux transporter, with translation MADEDGGLNEDISISKYRDKIVHGPIFHMLLWLGAPPLLNQLIIIAYNTADAYWLSQYSDVTVAVPRQTWPIIMLFQALAMALTAACLSTVSQYIGGKAYREASRSASRFFTVLFFAGGILCIALLALRECIFSYIISTPPEIFNDVIKYSGIIAFDIFLNYISLTFTTLLQSVGDTRSPAMVNAVAVGLNILLDPFLVLGIHPFPRLGVIGAAITDVMGKSISVLMLTYIIRKNYPDLKIAFTRDIDFEWAALVARISSPILILGLTNGFAFLMQLRIVNELGIVTATSYAIGFVIMDIVDAALFGLGGATAIMVGQSLGDGNIKRAKEVAYKSCLLVFTLVSLGAALVYPIRMYLIEIFTDDSLILAETDSFLQKLLPTLPFFGLFMVAISTGRGSGHTFTPTLIGIFRLWGIRVGLGYMLAFLLGMGSAGAWLAIALSNLIGGIAALIWIKYGDWAKPVVK, from the coding sequence ATGGCCGATGAAGATGGCGGCTTAAACGAAGACATTTCAATAAGTAAATATCGAGACAAGATAGTCCACGGCCCAATTTTTCACATGCTATTATGGTTGGGCGCCCCTCCCCTTCTAAATCAGTTAATCATTATCGCCTATAACACCGCAGACGCATACTGGCTAAGCCAATATAGCGATGTCACTGTAGCTGTTCCAAGGCAGACTTGGCCCATTATCATGCTTTTTCAAGCTTTAGCTATGGCTTTAACCGCGGCATGCTTAAGCACAGTCTCTCAATATATCGGTGGAAAAGCGTATAGAGAAGCCAGCCGTTCAGCATCAAGATTCTTCACGGTGTTATTTTTTGCTGGAGGCATCCTTTGTATAGCGCTTTTGGCTTTGAGAGAGTGCATTTTCTCATATATCATATCTACGCCGCCAGAGATTTTCAACGATGTGATCAAATACTCCGGTATAATTGCCTTTGATATTTTCCTGAACTATATATCGTTAACCTTCACAACGCTCCTCCAAAGTGTAGGAGATACAAGGAGCCCCGCCATGGTTAATGCTGTAGCGGTTGGTTTAAACATATTATTGGACCCATTTTTGGTTCTAGGGATACATCCTTTTCCGAGGCTAGGGGTTATAGGAGCCGCCATAACAGATGTTATGGGCAAAAGTATATCAGTGCTGATGCTAACATATATTATTAGAAAGAATTACCCGGACCTTAAGATAGCGTTCACCAGAGACATAGATTTTGAATGGGCTGCTTTGGTTGCTCGCATAAGCTCACCTATCCTTATCCTAGGACTAACGAATGGATTCGCCTTCCTAATGCAGCTAAGGATAGTGAACGAGCTTGGCATAGTTACGGCCACGTCTTACGCAATAGGTTTCGTCATAATGGATATAGTCGACGCAGCTCTTTTCGGCCTTGGCGGCGCAACCGCTATAATGGTCGGGCAGAGTCTGGGAGATGGAAATATTAAGAGGGCTAAGGAGGTTGCATATAAATCTTGTCTACTGGTATTCACGCTAGTATCTTTGGGAGCCGCGCTCGTCTACCCGATCAGGATGTATTTAATCGAAATATTTACCGATGACTCGCTAATATTAGCTGAAACCGACTCTTTCCTTCAAAAATTGTTGCCTACGCTGCCATTTTTCGGTTTATTTATGGTCGCTATATCAACAGGTAGAGGCTCCGGCCACACTTTCACCCCAACGTTAATTGGAATATTTAGGCTATGGGGAATTAGGGTAGGATTAGGCTACATGCTAGCCTTTTTGCTCGGCATGGGGTCTGCTGGGGCATGGTTAGCTATAGCATTAAGCAATCTTATTGGAGGAATTGCAGCGCTCATCTGGATAAAATATGGGGATTGGGCTAAACCAGTAGTTAAATGA
- a CDS encoding Hsp20/alpha crystallin family protein — MSKTNSDEMLLNFILGVSVAIAVALLILIFKVKGGLLGVILGSIIVLALIYWVREFKRVLGAQKTIAEEHEWLYDIIEEGENITFVAKVPGPPEEVRVKFADGVLEIKGGGNFFRRVEIPRDAKLVEKSYVNGVLRLKLRVSQVERSRLQQ; from the coding sequence ATGTCAAAAACTAATTCGGATGAAATGTTGTTAAACTTTATCCTAGGCGTTAGCGTTGCCATAGCGGTCGCGCTTCTAATCTTAATATTTAAGGTTAAAGGAGGGCTACTAGGGGTCATTCTCGGATCTATAATAGTTTTGGCGCTAATTTATTGGGTGAGGGAGTTTAAAAGGGTTCTTGGCGCGCAGAAAACTATTGCGGAGGAGCATGAATGGCTGTATGATATCATTGAAGAGGGAGAGAACATAACCTTTGTGGCAAAGGTTCCTGGGCCGCCAGAAGAAGTAAGAGTAAAGTTTGCTGATGGTGTGTTAGAGATTAAAGGGGGCGGAAACTTTTTCAGAAGAGTGGAGATACCTAGGGATGCAAAGTTAGTGGAGAAGTCCTATGTGAATGGGGTTTTACGATTAAAGCTGCGTGTATCGCAAGTAGAGCGAAGCAGGCTACAGCAATAA
- a CDS encoding sodium-translocating pyrophosphatase, whose product MSGLNMIMLIAPIAGALAQVFSIFLVYNILRRRDISEKIYAISKIIRDGAVTYLNQQFLAVFVFSVILAIVVGLFFNLSIAITFSIGSAFSALSAYLGTLIAINTNSRTAEAAKEGFKEAFAIAFEGGISTGLLLTGFGLLVVSGLYLIFSAFGCESPENLVGLGFGASLTGLFARVGGGIYTKAADISADLVGKIEIGLPEDDPRNPAVIADQVGDNVGDVAGTGSDVFQSYVCALIAAMILGASIRGVAGLTYPLLVLGAGLVSSAIGLFLSRALSRDLKRSVYLGIYIPALFASISSAVISQILFGDLKAFYATLVGIIAILLLAQITNRYTSPEGKVVKNVVLASKSGPAINVLTGLSAGLEAVLMPTLTLSAVILLAYYFEGLYGITLSAIGFLSTMATFVSISAYGPIVDNANGLITMSKIDADLRRTMDVLDSIGNMTKATCKVYAIGTSALAQVAIFSAYLSAAKLNAVNVVNPVVVAGMLIGGSLSFVLCSLVIRAVSKAAHIMIESIRRQLGGNSKRKESRRKPHYIQCINISSKAALKGMFYPAILSVIAPFMVGLLLGPEAMGGFIVGNLVTTLPLSLLMCISGAAWDNAKKRIETSERKEKEDAAYVASVIGDAVGDPLKDAAGPSLDIFINLIGTAALIYATHML is encoded by the coding sequence TTGAGCGGCTTGAATATGATAATGCTGATAGCTCCTATAGCGGGCGCTCTTGCTCAAGTTTTCTCCATTTTCCTAGTCTATAACATTCTCCGAAGACGCGATATTTCTGAAAAAATATATGCGATCTCAAAAATCATTAGGGATGGGGCTGTAACCTACTTAAACCAGCAGTTTTTGGCGGTTTTTGTATTCAGCGTAATTTTAGCTATAGTGGTGGGCTTATTCTTTAACCTATCTATAGCCATAACTTTCTCCATAGGATCAGCTTTTTCAGCCCTCTCAGCATATCTGGGTACGTTAATAGCCATCAATACAAACTCTAGAACTGCTGAAGCCGCAAAAGAAGGTTTCAAAGAAGCCTTCGCGATAGCCTTTGAAGGCGGCATATCCACAGGTTTACTATTAACCGGATTCGGCCTATTAGTTGTTAGTGGACTATACCTAATATTTTCAGCTTTTGGATGCGAAAGCCCAGAAAACCTAGTTGGCTTAGGCTTTGGAGCGAGCTTAACGGGATTATTTGCACGGGTAGGTGGAGGAATATACACTAAAGCAGCAGATATAAGCGCAGATCTAGTCGGCAAGATTGAGATAGGGCTCCCTGAAGATGATCCACGTAATCCAGCCGTGATCGCGGATCAGGTTGGCGATAACGTCGGCGACGTTGCTGGCACCGGCTCAGACGTTTTTCAGTCTTATGTCTGCGCACTTATCGCAGCGATGATACTTGGGGCGTCGATACGCGGCGTCGCGGGGCTAACTTATCCACTACTAGTTCTAGGAGCCGGCCTCGTATCTTCGGCAATAGGCCTCTTTCTGTCTAGAGCTCTAAGCAGAGACTTGAAAAGATCCGTATATTTGGGGATATATATTCCAGCGCTCTTTGCGTCCATATCCTCAGCCGTAATATCGCAAATACTTTTTGGTGATTTAAAGGCTTTCTATGCAACGCTTGTGGGGATTATAGCAATATTGCTGCTAGCCCAAATAACCAATCGCTACACTTCACCTGAAGGAAAAGTTGTTAAAAACGTCGTGCTCGCTTCTAAATCAGGACCCGCAATAAATGTTCTGACCGGTCTATCCGCAGGTTTAGAGGCGGTTTTGATGCCTACCTTGACGCTTTCGGCGGTTATCCTCCTAGCATATTATTTTGAGGGATTATATGGCATAACACTTTCAGCCATCGGCTTCTTATCCACTATGGCGACGTTTGTCTCGATATCGGCTTATGGGCCCATAGTTGATAATGCAAATGGCTTAATAACAATGTCAAAGATCGATGCGGATCTGCGTAGGACAATGGATGTGCTTGACTCCATTGGCAATATGACTAAGGCGACATGTAAGGTTTACGCGATTGGAACCTCAGCGTTAGCACAGGTCGCAATCTTCTCAGCTTACTTGAGCGCTGCAAAACTAAATGCTGTCAATGTGGTAAATCCGGTGGTGGTAGCCGGGATGCTTATCGGCGGCTCCCTTTCATTCGTCCTCTGCTCGCTGGTGATAAGAGCGGTTAGTAAAGCCGCCCATATAATGATCGAATCTATTCGAAGACAACTTGGAGGCAACTCTAAACGCAAAGAAAGTAGGCGTAAACCTCACTACATACAATGCATAAACATAAGCTCGAAAGCCGCCCTAAAAGGAATGTTTTATCCAGCGATACTCTCAGTCATTGCGCCATTCATGGTCGGATTGCTCCTAGGCCCAGAAGCTATGGGAGGCTTCATCGTCGGGAATCTCGTTACAACATTACCGCTCTCCTTACTCATGTGTATAAGTGGTGCAGCATGGGATAACGCTAAAAAACGTATTGAGACAAGTGAAAGAAAAGAGAAAGAAGACGCAGCATATGTAGCATCAGTTATAGGCGATGCTGTCGGCGACCCACTAAAAGATGCCGCCGGACCGTCATTAGACATATTCATAAATTTGATTGGAACGGCAGCGCTAATTTACGCTACACATATGCTTTAA